From the Syngnathus typhle isolate RoL2023-S1 ecotype Sweden linkage group LG22, RoL_Styp_1.0, whole genome shotgun sequence genome, the window TGCTATTTGACCTTTGGTTTGAAACTCTgcaatgagaaggagaaaaatgtGGGTCAAGTTAATATGactaccaattttttttttaataggggcTGGTAATAAAAAGCATGCATTACATCACATGTATGCaatacatgtaatattttagataaacaaacaaacaaataaataaaaaaatacatcagaGGTTCCCACCTGTGCAGAACCAAGACCTGGTACTTGATAGGTTTGACCTCTAAGGTTGCATCCTCCTCTCCACTGTCTTGGTTGAGACAAGCGGAAGTTAGACAACGTGCATCGGAGAGCACCCGAGGGAGACGAGATGGCACAAGGGACTCTCTGGAGAAAAAGATTGGTTGGAATAGTGCCACAAGAAAATAACCACCACCCAGGACCGGTAAGCAGAGCTGGCTCGTGGCATAAGCTGTTCAAACATCATATGTACAAAGATTTACGTACTCTCCAAAGCCCAAACtattcaatttattttatttgaaagaaaCAACAAATCAGCCCAACATCAAACCGATTTAGATCCACGCTTTGAACGTACCTGAAGGTCTAATTGTATCGTATTGTATAGCATTTGTATTATTAGTCATAGGCTCGATTCAGAGTTCAAATTTTGAATAGTTTTCTATGTATCTAATTATAGAAATTATTATAGGTAATACAATCATATAGCCTACTAGGTCCATTATTACATTACCATAGTGTTGTATTGACAATACAATTTAAGTGCTCCAATGAAATGTCTGTTTGAAATAACATGATTTAACTATATAACTTTAAATCCACCTGTTGCTGGACCTAACCGTTAATTAAAAATTATTACTAAAGATATTACTATATTAGatgttatattatttatattactaTTTGATGTGCTAGGGACCTAACCGTTAATTAAAAATTATTACTAAAGATATTACTATATTAGatgttatattatttatattactaTTTGATGTGCTagggaaaataaatcaacagaATTTGggccaaaatttaaaaaaaatattagtaattgtatttttgaatttaaaaaaaaaaagcaactgtaTTGATTTGTGTTATTTAAATTGAGTCAATGTGTCTTGCTCACTTGTAAGTCCATGGTGAGAGAGAGATGTTGGCAAAATTTGGGACAGAATCGGCGACCATCAAATCGCCTGATTCATGCAGGAAATTTTCCACCACCAGTTTCACTGTCCTTCTCTTATGTCCACCTTTACGACCCACCCGGACTTTGTTTGGTGGACCTCCGTCGGTGGCGTGCAGTGCAGTAGCCAGACTCAGAAACAAGACAACTCttaactaaaaaataaataaaatctcaggaacaatatttacaaaaatgaacaaattaGTTGATAATCAAAAAGACTTGACTTACCACAAGCATCGTCGCACAGTCCGACtgcacagaaagctttttttttttttttattgtcttctACAGTCCTTTTAtcgcctcattttttttttttttttcaaaaccacTCTCTTGATGAGCAAACCAGATTAAACTTTGTTTGTTCTTCCCCCATCACAACACTACCAACACCTCACATATGTTTATTGTGGTTGTGGTCATGAATTAGCCAAACAAGTTCAAAGACCATGTGACATATCAACGTGCATCTCGAAACAGAGGAAGCTGTAAAATGGAGCACTGCACCTCGGAACCTTTTACCAAGCGGCTGAGTCATGAAGTATTCAAATGTTTAAGATACTGAAAGTAGATAAGTGAGATTTTGGTGGAAtggcacattattattatttgagcaGGGATGAATAAAAATAAGCAAATTTAAAATGGAGGAGAGAATAATGTTAGATCTTTAACCAAAATATAGTGTATGAAAACTAaaggaaaactttttttttttttttttaatctgccaATTTATCTTTTATAGTACCCGGGGGATTCTACGTAGGTGTGACATTACATACACTTTCATATCCCACACAGCTTATGAATCATGCGATAGATGTTCTccatgacctaaaaaaaaaaaaacattcatgtcATCTCAGTGGTTACAGGAATGACAGCAACACATTTAGactacacaaaaaaacaaaaacaaaaaagactcATGTGGCAGACATCTTTGCAATCAgatgttctgggtttgaatctcactGTAATCACAATTTCTTCACATATTTCAAATTTTCGGCTCATATGAAATGATGTCATAACATTTGACCTCAGTGAAAATTCAACCTTGAGTCATCAGAGGAAAAATTAAACGGTTTGGGGAAAACAAAATTGGAGACAAACAAATCTTAAGGAGATGACATGTGATGACACTGTGTTTTTATAAGATGTTGATTACCTttagaaaaaaagtaaaaacattttttttaacaagctcTGGTATGAGTCATCTGTGGCTTTCTAAACTCAAGACTGTGCATCCTGGATGAAGGTGGTAGCAAATACATTCTCTTCTGCAGACTGATCAAAACTATAGATAAGCACAAATCACAGGTCGAAGTCAGTTAAGGACATTGCTTGTAGGAGTTGTGCCAGTTGTGCGTCAATATGCACAATTACGCTCATCCTTGAACCTGAGACgttaagaaaaaaattaatactGTTGCACAAATGGACACCCAATATTTTATGAATGAACTAGGCAGGTAAAGCTCAGAATAGCAATCAATATTGAGGATAGAGTACTTTAAATCAAATGATAAATTATAGCCACTGTGTCCACTTAtggcaaaataataaatataaccaATAATTAAGGTAAATTTAAATTActactattatttttattaatatttttgtGTTCATGTCAGAAGgccacaatcttttttttttttttttatgatcatcTAAAAGAAAATATTATATCTTCATGTGAACAAAAAAGGCACCTCGAGTCATGACTGGGTTTCTACAGCAAGTGAAAGATTTTATGACTTTTTAATGTGAAGTACAATTTAAGACCAAGTTCAATAATGTTCCCACAGTGccataaataaacttgccttgtttACGTAAAGCGCTAGAGTTTCATTTAGAGTTTCCACATTTAGAGTTTCCACAATCGGCATGTTAGCTGGAgtcattctctctctctataaATTTTCTAAAGAATGTAAATTTTGAGACTTCAGACTGCTGACAATCATAAAATCCTATATTTGTGATATGTTTCAACTTGCAGCCCTGATGAGAAATAAGCGATACTAAAAAAGGAATGGATAGCtattggaataaaaaaataaaaataaaaaaaacagtgtacaaatgtatttttattctttttcttttttctttttcaaattgcttcCACTCTATTTACAGGATTCAAAGGGGGAATTGTAAATGATTGCGTTAAtatgaaaaacacaaattctttaGCAGTCCATGGAACATAATTGACAGATTCAGAATTGACCTGTTCTCAGATGAGGAAGATGATGTCATCAGCCACCATGACCTGGTTATCATCCTGCATGCGAGTCAAAGCGGCGCGGACCTCCGCCTCGGTGAAGCGCACCCGACGCTCTTTGTTGATGCCATCCATCAGCACCTGCATCTTTACCGACTGAGCGTGGGCAGACTGGAAAACGGCCAACAGGGACGACTTGAACTCCTTCAGCCTAGCGGGAGGAATCACAAAAGGAATAGTTAATGTTATTTTTCGTAATTTCGAATTTAAGGCACCCACCTTTCAGTAGAGAGCTCAGCGACCTCAGCCGGTGAGGCGGTATCCATTTGTCCCTCCTGCTCCTGCGTCCGCTTGGCTTTTTTCCCTGCAGAGGCCTGAACTGAACAGCACAACGACAATGTGAGACTACCatcaaatttgaaaaataaagctaACAATCGAATTAATAAAAATGTCTCAGGTATTAGTTGAATTTCTGCCATTTTACGttaagaattgttttttttaagaatgtcCTTTGTGTCACGTTTGTTAATGAATACACTTACTCTCAGGGACTTCCTGCTCTTCACTGAAGTCATATGGACTGTAGGGCTCGCTGCCTTGAGACCCACGGCGCACCCTTCAGGACAAATAGATTATTGCAAGCATCTGAAAAGACAAATGGCAAAAACATTGGAATTTATGTGTACCTCTTTGTCTGAGATCTCTGTGACTGCTGAGTAGATGCCTCCTCTTCCGGTTCCTCTTCATCCGAGCCAGACGCATGTTGCTTTCTGGAACGCTTCTTTTCTTTCTCGAGCACCTGCATAAAAGCATTGTCACatgttgctaaaaaaaaaaaaaatcaatttgctaTCTGCGTTAGCTTGATCTGCACAAACCTTCTTGAAGTAAGCGAACTGGACGAGCTCAACCGCAACTTCAGAGTCTTCAATCTCAACCACTTTGCTAATGCGGGCCTTGGCGTGAGCCGTGGACAGACGGATCAGGGTCTCCAGCGTACGAGCCGTCACTGGAGACGTCTAAACAGAAAACAGGACATTTGAAAATTGCGTTCTCTTACTGTGCAATGTCGAATAGATTATTTCTCAGCCCGACTGCTCACTCTGGCAATATCAGCACTCAGCTGCTCCTGGCTCCTCAACCTTGAGTACTCTTCTGCGATATGATTGGCCGCCTCCTCCGTCAGCACCGGCGTCACCCCCTTGGCGATGTGGATGTACTTCCTCATAAATTCCTTGCTGACAATCTTCTCTCTGAAAGATTCCAAATCTGTCACATTAAGCCATTCAACAACCTGAGACACGAATGAGAATGCTGAAAGAAGATTCGATCCAATCGGGTCATCAACAATGGAAGCAAAATCAGCGATGGGCTCTTCTATAGTTACACAAAGGCAAAAAATTAAGATTctacctcttttttttatttccatgcaGCAGGTTGTTGTGTTTCTCAAAAACCTGCAGCTCTTCGTGCTCTTGCGCCACAACATCTGGGTCGTCTGTGGCCAGGACGTCGACTGAGCCGCCTAGAGCCATTGCTAAAAAATCATCATAAAGAAATCTAAATAAATAAGCGGAACCTTCATGTTTATTTTCTGGATGAAGCTGAATCACAGTACCTGCACCCTCCTGCTCACGGGGGTCACGATAGCGGTGCATCCTGAGGACGTGGTCAGAAATCACCCGGTCCTGCTCCGGATCCATCTGATCCAGCACGATGAAGAGGAGGTCGAAACGTGACAGCAAGGAGTCCTGCAGTCCGATGTTCTCCATGGGGGTCTTGTACTGGTCATACTATGAGAACAAAAGAGTCACAAGGTGAGCGTGTACTGTTCAGGAGGCGACATGGATTCTTTTTCGAACTCACTCTGCCGTAGACGGGGTTGGCGGCCGCCAGAACAGAGCAACGGGCATTAAGGCGGGCGTGGATGCCGGCTTTAGCGATAGTGACTCGACCCTGCTCCATGACCTCGTGGATGGCCGTGCGGTCCATGTCGGACATCTTGTCAAACTCGTCGATGCACACCACGCCGCGGTCAGCCAGCACCATGGCGCCGGCTTCCAGACGCCGCTCCCCTTGAGGCGGATTGAAAGATTAAATCGATCTGATCGGACAAGAAGGAAATGGAGGATTTCCTACCGGTTTCCTGGTCAGTGGTGACAGCAGCGGTCAAGCCAACCCCAGTGGAACCCCGTCCAGTGGTGGGGATTGCTCTCGGTGCGGTGTGGAGAACGTAACGCAGAAGCTGAGATTTGGCGACAGAAGGGTCACCTGAAATAGATCAATGCGCAACAATATATTATTTAAAGGTTGGAAAAATGCAGTAATTTGTTCTACGTGACTCCACAAGTGTTAACAGTATTCTCTAATATTGTGTGGATGGAATTAATATCAATCCTCCTTTGTGTGTACCCCATTGAAGCAAGGCTAGTTCTCGTACCAATGAGCAGAATGTTGATGTCTCCTCTGAGTCGCGAGCCGTTTTCCAGCACCTTCTCCACCCCACCAAGCAACATGCAGAGAATCGCCTTCTTGATGTATTCGTGACCGTGGATGCTGGGGGCCAGTGAGCGAGCCAGCTGATCGAAAACATTCTGGAAGAAAGCGGAAAAACGAGCCTGTTAATTGAAGACCactaaaaaaatgttaattgaTTAGcaaattaatcgacaactacTTTAATAATCGAGGAATCATTAAGAGCCATTGTACATATTTTCAGTTCATAGGAATGATTAAATGAAGTAATTATGAATGCCAGGACTTACGCCAGAGCGACTGCGACTGAAGTTTCGAATTTTGCTGATGTCTTCGGCACTGAAGGTTGGGGACACTTCCTTGCTCATCTGTTTGACATTACAGGCGATCATGATAGTCCTGGGCCccccaaacaataaaaaataaatacataaaacagAAATGTAATAATATCTTTGTAGAGTGCAAATCAAATCAGGAGTGTTAGCAAAAAGTATTAATGGAGGTTCTACCTGAATGTCCCAGATGTGAAGCCTCCCTTCTTTCCAGGCAGGCAGCGGTACGTTCCGATGACCTGCACTCTGTCTCCTGGTTTGACCACGTCCACTAAGTCATTGTCCAGAATAATGTCCACAGAGCGAGGCAACTGGCCCGCCGGGGCTTTCTCCGGCATCTCCTGAACCGTGATGGTCTGGTGGTCCTTGTAGACAGATAGTCCGAACTCTGTTTCTAGCGGGTTGTTCTCTTCGTCCTGTTTGGAAGGACCCGAGAGGGAAGATTGGGGATTGATAAGAGTGTGTCCCACTGATAGAAGAGAGCAAAAGTATGTGTTTATATACCTTGGTGGGGTAGATGGAATTAGAAGGGAAAGCATCCAAAGAAGTCATATCTGTGTACTTCCTCTCCATGGTCTTGTTGGTGGCGGGGCAATAGTGGACACTGCGCACCACTTTGGGGCGCACGAGAGAACCTAAGACAAATTGAGGGagtattacattaaaaaaacaaaaaatgtatgcTTTAAACTTGACAGATATCCCAAAGACACTCACATTTGGTGATGATGCCCTCCACACAGACCATGCTGCCCAGCAGCCTGGAGGTGAGCGTCCTCGGGGTGACGTGCTTGGTGCCGAAGCTTCCTTCCAAGCCGATGTTGAACTCCTCGTACTGTTTGGCGTAGGTGGCGTCCACCGAGGCCACCACGTCCTTCAGGGCCAGTTGGAAGGCCATCAGCTCTTCAAAAGCGTTGTTCATCAACCTGGAAGAAAGAATGAAACACTGAGAAAGCTGCACAAGTTATTGAGCAAAACTATTGGGACTGTCCTATTCCAATCACATTATAATTGCAATTTAATAGACAAATATTTATTAAGATTTATTATATTAAGAATTTTGTGTAGAACATTTAAACTAATAAGGTCCCAACTGCTCTGTATGACACCCAGAAACACATacttgacaaaaaataataataataataatgtcacgTATGTTTATTATACTCACTTGGCAGCCCGTGCTTCATTGCGTCTCCTCAGGTCGTTAATGTTGACGATGAGACGAGACTTATTCTCGCTGATCATGTCACGGACTTTGCTTTGGTAAACGGCCTGGTCTTGCTaaattacaaaaaacaaaatgcacgtTTAAGTTTCCTCTCAAATATTGAAAAACAACCGAGACAGTTCGGACAGTCTAAAATCGGTAACATGAATAAGCTTATTTCTTAAACAGGGACCAATCGTCACTTAATTTACACATCTCGATTAATATAACAACGTGAGCCACATTATGGTGATCGGGCTAACATAATGAAACTTACATCATCGTCCAGAAAATCCAAATAATCTCTCTGTGCCTCTCTCATCGAAAGGTCATCTACAACATCGGTAGCCATGATGCaagagtttgagtttatttagctggggagggaaaaaaacgctattaAATGCTAAACAAATCCGACCGACGTGCAGCTTTCTAAAGTTTGTCTGCACAATGAAGACTTTTCGCGCCACGACGTCGTGACGCAACAAGAACGTAACATGGGATTGGTCGATACAATTCCGTGTTCACCACGGGTTCATTACGGATATCCAATGACAGTCCTTTGCGTGTCCATGTGACCCAGCCCTACGAAAAACTCCCgcgaaaataaaacaggaagtgagtcCCGATAAGGAAAGCGCAAGAACCGTAAACTAGACAATTTCAGTATTGTCCAGAAGAGGGCGGCCTGCTTTTTTTCCTTATTCACTTGTCACTGCATTGCACTGTCGATTTCGAAACATTTGTTTGCGAAGATAATATTGCACGCACTTTAATAACACAACCACACACGCGCTACTTTAAATCCCCACTGTGAgagatttaaataaatattcttCCTTGGTATTGCATAATAGGGTTTATGCATGTTTTGCGACAGTCATTTTggtggagtggatttttttctgATGTAAAATATCTGCCATGACTCACGCACTTTTGGGAAAACACCTGCCTCCACGGGATTTGTGGGTAATGTAGTTAATAATTTTATTTGTCTGAGAATAAGCgactcagaaaatggatggatgggtggctggatggatgttttttcaAGTTaattattgttctttttttttaggtagACTTGTGTTTAACTTCAATATATTATCGTGGGACGTGTTTCTATTATTTCTGCTCATTCAGCAACAAACTATTGCAAGCATCTCATCCACATTCCTACATTTTTCGACTGATTcaccttaataataataataactggcaTTTCGAAACACAACAAAAGATGTCGCCATACATTAAAAGTCAGCATGCATTTGAcatacatgacaaaaacaaatgacatttttttttaacttttaaacatGAACACACAGTTCTGATGATTCGTGGGAGGCTCAGGGGCGTTTCTCCATAGTCACATTAACACCGCCTACAAACTTCCAAGTTAACTATCCCTTTTCCTTCTCAAGCTTCATGAATAAAACCTCCCGTCCACATGTCATGTTCCAAACTGGCGAGTAAAGTGTCGCTTCATTTGTGTCGACTATCTTGCAGAGACGCGCAACTCCAGGTGGACAACGGGTTCGATCGTGACAGGTGAGGCACGCACGGATCACGTTTGATTTCATTATAGTAAAATCTGGTGCTTCTAACTTGTTTTGAATAGCTTCAGAATTACTTCATGTTGCATAGTTTTTCAGTAACcttcgttattattattatactaatAACTAAGATCATAGGAGTTTAACTAGGGCATGTGAAATGTTTGACGAGCCAACGATTGTttctcaggtgcatatttaCCTTGCTGACAGCAGTAGATTAAGTTATTGTGTGCATATATACTTTACGTGATACTCTATTCGCAAGTTTAACTGCATATATTTTGTCCTGTAGACATTTGTGAAGGAATGTCACTGCAAATGACCTCACCTACAATGCGCCTCCCGTAATTGTTCATTGTTGGAATAAGCAAATGTTTTTTGGGGAGGTTTAAGAATGCCACGTGCTGCTGATTCACTGGCCAATTTTGCTTTGCACACAAATCCCGTGAATAAGTTCATTGTGGGGGGGAAAATGCATCTCTGTTCAAATTGTTTTGAGTTGAAGAGAAAAGCAAGTGTGATTTCAATTGTGGGGTAACTatgccatccattcattcatttgctaCAACTCATACTGATTGTGGATACAGGCCGTTTGTTTACTGCAGAGTCCAGCTCGATTCTACTCGTCTTGTGTCAGTTTTCTACTTGTACTACagaaaactgcaaaaaaaaaagagagatatTGTATGTCAACAAACAGAAGAAAAGGAGTAAGCAGGTTACTTTGAAggggataaataaaaaaaagtctcaatacAGAAACTAATCTGCATAACCACTGAGCATTTAAGTCAAATAAATTTGAGTTGATTTAAAGGTGTGGTGTTAGTGTGGCACGAGGAAGTCATCATCAATtcacaattgatttttttttttccagcgtgATCCACATTGTCCACTTCCGTGTCTTCCATCTGCAAGACCCAGCAATGTCAGGAGAGTTTCTCCAGCGACTGAGAACCATCATCCCAAGTGCAAAGCAGATCGGCCAACTTCTTCCAGACCTGGTAGCTTCTTCCTTGCAACTGCCCAGCCCCACTGTCTCTTCCAGTCAAGTCCCCAGCTTGTTTCGGGAACCTTACATCTTGTCGGGATACCGTCCTGTCCACCAGAAATGGCACTGTTACCTCTTCAGCCTCTTCCAGAGACACAACGAATCTCTCAACGTGTGGACTCACTTGATGGCAGCCCTTGTGCTCCTCCATCAGTGGTGGGCTAAAATGGGAGCCGTGGGGTACACCTTCACGGCAGCATCTCTACCTTTATGCCTCTTCTTTGTGTCTTCACTGAcgtatttgtttttcagtgcAGCAGCTCATCTCTTTCAGTCTCACTCTGAGCATGCACATTATTTATTGTTCTTCCTGGACTATGTGGGTGTGGCTGTTTATCAATACGGATGTTCCCTTGGACATTATTTTTATACATCTGAGCCAGCGTGGAGAGCCAGCTCCATTGGCTCTCTATTCTTGCCCGGCGCAGCTTTCTTAGGATGGCTTTTCTGCGCTAGCAGCTGTTTTGCCAAATCTAGATATCAGCGGCCGTATCCCGTGGGTCGTAAAATTTGTCAGCTCATCCCCGCCACTCTAGCATATTTGCTGGACATCAGTCCTGTGATGCACCGACTTTCAACTGCGGCCTGGTTCGAGGAACCCTCACTGCCCTTCCACGCCCTCCAGGTAGCTTCTTTCCTTTTGAGCGCCGTCTTCTTCTCCTGCCCCATACCTGAGCGCTTCTTCCCAGGCCGCTGTGACTTTCTGGGCCAAGGTCACCAAATCTTTCATATGTTTTTGTCCCTGTGCACACTGTTTCAGCTGGAGGCACTCTTTTGGGATTATGTCAGGCGGAGGGATACGGTGGTGGAGACATTTGGGGAGACACAGCTGTGGTGTGCCTGTATATCCTTCCCCGCCCTGTTCCTGTTTTGCATTTTGACAGCACTTGTAACAATGAagcacaaacaaaaccaacTAAAGGGTCAAAAAGAGAGAGACAATTAAGAAATGTGTGTATAGAGCTGAAATCAGAAAAGCAACGGTATGAAAAGCAGCAATGAAATGCAAATTAAATGTGAAGTATTCCAACTGGCATGTCATGGTTATTTTCAAGTATGCAAAATATTTCACAGCTGATCCACGGAAGAAATATTTGCAACATTGTGCAACACTTTCCTCGA encodes:
- the paqr8 gene encoding membrane progestin receptor beta; this encodes MSCSKLASKVSLHLCRLSCRDAQLQVDNGFDRDSVIHIVHFRVFHLQDPAMSGEFLQRLRTIIPSAKQIGQLLPDLVASSLQLPSPTVSSSQVPSLFREPYILSGYRPVHQKWHCYLFSLFQRHNESLNVWTHLMAALVLLHQWWAKMGAVGYTFTAASLPLCLFFVSSLTYLFFSAAAHLFQSHSEHAHYLLFFLDYVGVAVYQYGCSLGHYFYTSEPAWRASSIGSLFLPGAAFLGWLFCASSCFAKSRYQRPYPVGRKICQLIPATLAYLLDISPVMHRLSTAAWFEEPSLPFHALQVASFLLSAVFFSCPIPERFFPGRCDFLGQGHQIFHMFLSLCTLFQLEALFWDYVRRRDTVVETFGETQLWCACISFPALFLFCILTALVTMKHKQNQLKGQKERDN
- the il17a/f3 gene encoding interleukin 17a/f3 → MLVLRVVLFLSLATALHATDGGPPNKVRVGRKGGHKRRTVKLVVENFLHESGDLMVADSVPNFANISLSPWTYKESLVPSRLPRVLSDARCLTSACLNQDSGEEDATLEVKPIKYQVLVLHRVSNQRSNSNLTKKKKKKMKFRLEIQTITVGCTCVRRTV
- the mcm3 gene encoding DNA replication licensing factor MCM3, whose amino-acid sequence is MATDVVDDLSMREAQRDYLDFLDDDQDQAVYQSKVRDMISENKSRLIVNINDLRRRNEARAAKLMNNAFEELMAFQLALKDVVASVDATYAKQYEEFNIGLEGSFGTKHVTPRTLTSRLLGSMVCVEGIITKCSLVRPKVVRSVHYCPATNKTMERKYTDMTSLDAFPSNSIYPTKDEENNPLETEFGLSVYKDHQTITVQEMPEKAPAGQLPRSVDIILDNDLVDVVKPGDRVQVIGTYRCLPGKKGGFTSGTFRTIMIACNVKQMSKEVSPTFSAEDISKIRNFSRSRSGNVFDQLARSLAPSIHGHEYIKKAILCMLLGGVEKVLENGSRLRGDINILLIGDPSVAKSQLLRYVLHTAPRAIPTTGRGSTGVGLTAAVTTDQETGERRLEAGAMVLADRGVVCIDEFDKMSDMDRTAIHEVMEQGRVTIAKAGIHARLNARCSVLAAANPVYGRYDQYKTPMENIGLQDSLLSRFDLLFIVLDQMDPEQDRVISDHVLRMHRYRDPREQEGAAMALGGSVDVLATDDPDVVAQEHEELQVFEKHNNLLHGNKKKREKIVSKEFMRKYIHIAKGVTPVLTEEAANHIAEEYSRLRSQEQLSADIARTSPVTARTLETLIRLSTAHAKARISKVVEIEDSEVAVELVQFAYFKKVLEKEKKRSRKQHASGSDEEEPEEEASTQQSQRSQTKRVRRGSQGSEPYSPYDFSEEQEVPEIQASAGKKAKRTQEQEGQMDTASPAEVAELSTERLKEFKSSLLAVFQSAHAQSVKMQVLMDGINKERRVRFTEAEVRAALTRMQDDNQVMVADDIIFLI